A segment of the Deltaproteobacteria bacterium genome:
TGACCTTGGTAGCCATCATCTCGTCTCGAAGAATAACTTTTCGCTTTAGGTCGACGATAGTGAGATCGGCATCCATACCGATCGTGATGCGGCCTTTTTTAGCTATGCTGTACACTCGCGCAGGGCCTGATGATAGCAGATCAACCATACGTAGGAGGCTTAAACGCCCATTATTTACGTGGGTAAGCATGATTGGGAGCATCGTCTGAACACCTGGTAGTCCAGACGGAGATTTTGGATATGGCAAAGCTTTTTCTAATAAAGAGTGAGGAGCGTGATCTGAACCGATGGTATCTACTAATCCCATGTCGATTGCTTTCCAAAGGGCTTCTTGATGCTGGAGCTCTCGTATCGGGGGGTTCATTTGTGCCCTTGCACCTAAAAGCTCATAGCATCCAGGAGCACTCAAAGTGAGGTGCTGCGGTGTTACTTCTACCGTTGCTGTGGCGCGGTGCTGTGCGAGCACAGCCATTTCCGCGGCAGTTGATACGTGCAGTACATGGATCCTCTTTCGTGTCCTAGATGCAATTCGAAGGATTCGTTGAGTAGCGATAAGTGCCGACTCCGGATCTCTCCAAATAGGGTGCATGGCCACGCCGCCGTCTGAGAGACTGAGGGACTCCTTTCTTTGGACTAGTCTTAATTCGTCCTCAGCATGAATGGCCACACGGCGACGGGAATGCGCAAGTATTTCGTGTAGAATATCGTCGGAAGCTGCGAGAAGACTCCCGGTTGAGCTGCCCATAAAGATCTTGATACCAGCACTTCCAGTCACCTCTTCCAAGGAGGATACGTTACTAATATTGTCCGCACATCCTCCTGCAAAGAAAGCTATGTCAGTCCATACTCGCCCTTGAGACCTTTTGATTTTATATGCCAATTGCTCGATGGTTGTCGTAGGAGGATTGGTATTTGGCATCTCAAGGACAGAGGTCACACCACCCAAACAAGCAGCTGCGGTACCCGATTCAAGGTCCTCTTTATATTCCATGCCTGGTTCGCGAAAGTGAACTTGAGAGTCAATGACACCTGGTAGCACGTGTAGGTGTTCCGCATTGTACCGTTCCTTTGCCGGTACATCAGAAAGATCTCCAATTTCCATAATTTTGCCATTATGAATACCGATATCCATTTTGGCAGCGAGCCAAGGTAGGACGACCGTTCCGTCCTGGACTATCAGGTCGAATGCAATGGGACAACTGCCATTCATCTGTACCCTCGCTTCAAATTCCGAGAGCATGATACGAGATATGCTGTTTTTGAATGTCTGGATACTTGCGCAGGTGAAATGCCAATTCGGTAATGCAAACGATTTGCATTACAGTCTAGGTCAGTGCAGTTGTCAAGTATCCTTATCGTTGTTTTTTAGGGAGTCTAGATTGGGCCCACTCAAGAGAAGAGTCAGATTTCAGACAGATACGCGTTGAACTCTTTTTGTCTGGCATCAAATTTTAGTCACCATTTCTTGTGTGATGGGAGCAATATTTTGAGCAGATATGCACCGGATCGTTTTCTGGAGGGGCGGGACTAAAGACTGTCTCTTGCGGTATTTCGCTGGTGGTGCTTGGGGGAGGCACTTGGCCGACTATATGACCGGCAAAGGGGCTTAATTTTTTTCGAAGTTTACACGGTCTTCCCTCGCATGCTTCTCTCCTCTCTAAAATTGGATCGGATATCTTCTGTAATACCTCAAAATTAAGACCACAGGTTTCACAGCAGTACTCGTATAGGGGCATCTTCGAGTCTCCAGTTATGGTAAATCTTGCAGATAACAGACCAACTCAGGTGAAAGCTGAAGCCCCATTTCAGTATTGCAAGGGGCTAACCCTCAGAGAAATTTTGTCTTACGGGCGAATCATTGCTGAAAATGCAAGTGGACTTTCAACCAAACTGGTCAAAGGATGCGAGGCGTCTCTGAGAGTGAGGCTAGCACCGTAGTTATAATTGCAAATTACTTGCAATAAGAAAAGGTGGTATAAACTTATCAGTCTGTTTAGGGATGATGAAAATGCAATAAATCTGTCAGCAGAAATGTTGCAAATCCCAGGGTTGCGAAGAACACGTCCCTTCGACGGTCAATAAATTTGGGGATCAAGTGAGCGATTGATATATAGGTCATCATGCCGGCTGCGGTAGCCAGAATGGCCCCTTTTGATAGGCCAATTAGAACCGTCAGGTGTGAGGCAACATTGCCGAGAAAAAAAAGTAGGATAGCTCCAGCACAGTAAAGAGTCGCTTTCCTGGTTGACGCATATTGCGAGCGCGTCATGAGCCCGAGCACCACCACTTCGGGAAGCATATGGGCTAGTACCCCCGAAAGAGCGTAGGTCGGGCTATCAGGGTTCGCTAGGAGGGCAGCAGATAACGTAACGCCATCAAAAAATGCACAAAGGCAGATGCAGGCTACCACCGAAAAGAATACTTCTTGGTCCAATTTACTGAATGAGTCAAATCCGCAACACGCCTTATGGGAAATCGTGAGTTTCCCTCGATGGGAGTGTGGGGATGGGTGGCTGTGGTGATTGGAATGAATGAAGGGCTTAAATTTTGTCTTTTTTCGTCGAGTAGCCAAGACTCGCTCAGATAGCCATACTAAGATCGCGCCGATCAAGGCCAGCAGAGCAAGATGCAGTGGGTTTTGATCAAGGTTATGCCAAGCATGGGGAGTGAGTTCAAAAACCGCTAGCGCCATAAGATAGCCAGTCCCGTAGCTCAATAACGTCTTGACCCGCTCGGGAGTACTCCACGTCCTTGCTAATCCAACTGAGACTCCAGACATCATCATGCTAGCAGCGGACGCCCAAAGCACGATGGATATGTTTTGTCCTACTAGGTTTGACACTGATGCCGACATCGTTCGAGTCCTTTCTGATCTACGCCGTGCACTGATCACAAATCCCCTTCAGAATAACTTCGTGGCTTTCGGTCGTAAAACCCCTGGGTAACTTCAAATTTAATTTTCCTGGACAGCCCATTACTTCGAAAAGGCGATCGCAGAGTCGGCAGAGAAAGTGATGATGATGGTGTTTGCCGTTGAGTTCGTAGCGTTGGACCATGCCTGGAAGATCCACTGTTACTATAGCTTTCTCTTCCAGCATGCCCTTGAGCGCTCGATAGACCGTAGCGATACCCAGACCGGGGACGAAATCCTGCGCTTTGGCAAGGATCTCGTTGGGACTCATAGGTCGGTCTTCATCTTTTAGAACCGCAAAAATGGCGTCTCTTTGGCGAGTGCGACGTTCCACGGAGAATTTCCCTTGTATTTGTTATTGATAGTCTGTTATCAAATTCTGCAGTTGATAGACGGTTATCATTTACGGGGAACGCGGTCAATGCATATTGCCGAAGGTATACTGCCAGCCAAAACTGCACTTTTAACAAGTATTCTCGCCGTGCCTTTTGTAGTGGCGAGCATTAAAAAAGTTCGTCGAATGATTGGTAATGTCGATGTTTCGTCCCCACAGAGGCCGCTATTCATGATGGCGCTGGCACTTTGCTTTGCCGTAACACTATTACCTATTCCTGTACCAATTGCAGGGGCCACATCTCACATGTGTGCAACGCCACTACTTGCACTGCTCTTTGGGTGGTCCGTGGTCCCTGCATTGGCTGCGTGTATCCTACTTCTCCAAGCATTGTTTTTTGCTCATGGTGGGCTGACGACACTGGGCGCTAATGTATTGACACTCGGGGTAGTTGGGCCGATTTGTGTTATCGCGCTGATGACGATTGGGAGAAAACTACGGATTCCACTTAAATTGAGCCTGTTCGTGTCGTGCACTTTGGGAAGTTTGGCTGTATATGTTGGAGACGCCTTGCTTTTGGGGTGGGCGCTCGGAGAAAGTGAAGATTTTCTGCGGGTATTCAGCGCAGTGGCAGCAGGATTCTTCCCAGTACAAGCTCCTCTCTCTCTGCTTGAAGGGGGCGTCAGTACCGCGATAGTTCTTCGACTGGCCCGTGAGAATCCGGAGTATCTTCCTCACAGCTTTGTGACCCGATTTGCACTTAAGAGACCCATTTTAAGTACGCAAGGTATTTTGTTCTTGATCTTCATTTTACTCGGTTCTGGAGGAGGCATCGAGGCTTATGCCGGAGATTTTCCGGGTCTTGATGATGCTGTCATTGCCAAGACAGCGGAGTCTTTTGGAATGATCTCCAAGGATATCTTTCCTTGGATTCAAGGCGAAATTGAACTGGCTGTCTTTTCCCTCGGCTTTTTTGTTGCTGGATGCACTGTGGGTAGCACCTTTCATCATTGGCAGTCATTTAAAAATCATGAGTTTAGACCTAAGGGGGTGCCGCCCCATGCATCTTGACCCCATCCATGCTCTTTATCGGGGGCGGGGTAGACTCAGGATATCACTGCCATCCAGGATCTTTATTTTACTATTTGGGCTTTGTTTCATCTTAATAACAAAACGGTGGACTGATGCACTTGCGGTCGCATTAGGTGCTACGATACTAAATATTGTAGAGCGCACAGGTCTAATACGAAGTCTGTTGCCTTGGCTATTGACAGCGAATTTTGCACTTATGTACGGCGTTCTTGCATGGTTTGGGGTTTCCAGTGGTGCCTTATGGCTACCTTTTTTGAAGTCTGTCGGAGCGACAGCGATCCTGTCCTGGTTTGGTGGAACTGTTTCCTGGGCATATCTAAAACGTCGCTATCTTGATTCTTCATCCTTGCGGTGGGTTGCTGCTTGGATTGATGAGGGGCTATTGCATGGCCAACTTCTTTTAAAAGATATCGAGCAACGTTTTGAAGTAGCTTTTGTGCGTGTCGGACAGGCATTCATTAGGCCGGAAAATGTCGCATTGGCCGTAGCAGGTGGGGTCGTCAACGCATTCCAGAAGTCCATCCGACTGGATGATGCCCGCCTACTCAGACAATCCTACCGGCCGAGTAATGAAGTGGATCCGCCAGACTCGGAGTGCTGTGCAACAGACGGAGAGCTGAACGATTTTTCGTCCTCTTGGTCTCAAAAGATGCTGTCTGTAGAACATCTTTATGTCAATTCTCCTTCGGGAGAACCGCTTCTCCATGATATTCACTTCTCGCTCAATAAGGGAGAGTGCCTTTATCTCGGTGGCGCTAGCGGATCAGGCAAGACCACTCTTTTGCGAACCATATGTGGGCTGTGCCCCATTCATCGGGGATCAATTACTATCGGCAAAAAGCACCGCGTTCGGTATCGTCGAGCGCTTGGTGCTGTGGGTTTTGTGCCGCAGAACCCTGACGATTCGTTTTTTGGTTCGACCCCAAGAGAAGACATTATCTGGGGGCTAAGACATAAAGGCCTTGGACATCTCGAAGCATGCCACAAAGCGGGAGAGATTCTTGCTGATTTTGGCATTTCGTATCTTATTGATAGACCTCTGTCCCGACTGAGTTTCGGTGAAAAAAAGAGGGTATCCCTAGCTGCGGCACTAGTGGCTCCGTGTCAACTACTGTTGTTGGACGAGCCCACATCTGGGTTAGACCCCGTTGCGGCCAAGATATTGATTGATTTGGTTATGACCCAAGTACATGCAAGAGGTACAGCGGTTGTCTGGGTTTCTCACGATGTTCAGATGCTACCCAAGGAAATTAAATCTGTTCTTTTATTGCGGGATGGATACCAAATTATTGCGGACCATCCTGATCAAGCTTTGATCGCGGGAAATCTCCGTAAAGCGGGTCTCTTGGTTTAGGTGTTCGCAAGAATTACACTTATTTGCTTCGTGTGTACTAGATGGTGATCCAACCGGATAATGAAAGGCTAAATATGACAGAGGCACCACTCGGAAAAATTCCTGTTACCGTTCTGACTGGATTTCTTGGGGCAGGAAAAACCACGCTACTCAATCGAATCATGACCGAGCATCACGGCAAGCGTATTGCCGTTATTCAGAATGAATTTGGCGAGATTGGCATTGACGGGGCATTGGTGATTAATGCCGACGAAGAAATATTTGAGATGAATAATGGCTGTATCTGTTGCACTGTACGGGGCGATCTCATTAGGATACTGGGTAATTTACAGAAAAGGCGCCATAAATTCGATTATGTTTTAATTGAGACGGATGGTCTTGCCGACCCAGCACCCGTCGCACAAACGTTTTTTGTTGACCCCGACATGCAGGAGTCTTGGCAGCTAGATGGTATCGTGACGGTGGTCGACGCTAAGCATTTGGATTTGCATTGGGACTCTAATGACGAGGTAAAAGAGCAGATTGCCTTTGCGGACCGCATTTTGCTAAATAAGGTCGATCTGGTCGAGTCTGCTGATGTGGACCGGATCGAAAGAAAGATTCGAGCCATAAATGCGTTCTGCGATATTTCACGGACAGTCAAGTCTGAGGTATCGGTAGAAAAAGTTTTGGACATAGGTGCATTCGATCTACGTAGAATCCTCGAGCTAAAACCGCAATTTCTCGAGCCCGAAGTGCCTTTTGAATGGTCGGGAATTTTTGATTTAGCAGATGGTTGTTATGACCTGCATTTAGATCCGGGTCCGGACCCGACGATGGATATGGTTCTCTTACCGATTTCGGACTTGTCGGCAGAGAACCTATTTAGGGCGCGTGAGAAAGCCGTAGTGACGTTTTCTGCTCAAGAATATTTAGCTGTTGCAGATCAGTCGTCAGTCACTCCTGGAGAGCACCTCTTTGAGGTCAAGACTTCGAAGTCTCTCCGCCTTTATCTGCAGGTATCGTCTCCCGGTCGTTATATTCTCTTCACCCAGCATCGGCCAGAGGAGTTTAACCTGCGCCTTGAGAAGAATGGACTTGCGCTGACAGCTGTATTTGAACAGTCCTACAATCTCGAACACGAACATGATTCGGAGATTTCTTCCGTGTCTCTAGAGTTCGAGGGAGATCTTGATCAGCAGAAGACCAGTCAGTGGGTATCGCGACTGCTGCAGGAGAAAGGTGCTGATATTTTTAGGATGAAGGGCATCGTGGCCTTCAAGGGGCAGGAGCGGCGATTTGTCTTCCATGGTGTGCACATGTTATTTGACGGGATTCCGGAACAATTATGGGGTGAAAAACGACGGATCAATCAGATGGTTTTTGTAGGGAAAAACCTCGACGGTGTGGCCTTGGACCGTGACTTCAGGAGCTGCTTGGCATGACCTCCGAAAATACAATAAGTGTCAGGCGAATGGTGCCATCGGCTCGGTACAGTTTTCGTGAAAGTGTTGTTCGCGGAGTATGGAGTCCAATCACGGCACGGGTAGCAGCCTTGACCTACGACGGTCAACTTCACCTCTTGGAAGGTGAAAGTCTCACACTTGCTAAGACTGTGATGGCCCATGATGGTGGTGGGTTGGATCTAAAGTGGTCGCCAGACGGAAGGCGCTTAGCGACATCTGGACAAGACGGGTCTGTGCGGATATGGGATGCGCATGATTTGAGCTTGCTACGTTCTCTGCCATGTGGTTCACAGTGGGTCGAACATGTGGCTTGGCAGGATTTCTCCACTTTGGCAGCAGCTATGGGCCGAAAGATCTTTTTGGGCGCTGTTGAAAGCGGAGAATGGTTTGAAGCCTATAGTGCAAACGGGGCTATTACCGGCCTTGCATGGCGTCCAAATGGTGAGCTCGTGCTGACAACCAACGGCCAGTGCCTACGTCTCGCTGTCGCTGACAGGATTCCCGCGCAAGTCGTGGGCGGCTTCAACTATCCCGTGGCTATGCTCAGGCTGGCGCTTTCACCTCAGGGCACATATGCGGCCATAGGGTGTCAGGATTCCTCCGCTCGAGTCTGGTTGGTAGATGAGGATGAAAACGGACTTGCCATGCGAGGGTATGACGAAAAAGTACAGGTAGTGGCCTGGGATTCTGGGGGGCAACAACTGGCTGTATCAGGGGGAGCTCTTGTTGCAGTATGGAGTTTTAAAAACCAAAGTCCTGAGGGCACTAAGCCGCGGGAGCTTCTGGGTCACAGCCATCTCGTAGTGGACGCTGCATTTAGTCCATGTGGACGTTACTTAAGCTCTGTAGATAAGGGCGGCATTCTGTGTGTGTGGGATATTACGAACGAGTGTTTGTCTCCAGTGGCAGCCGCATTAAACCCTGTAAGTTTTCAGGTTTTAGGTTGGTCTATGGACGGATCTAGAATATTCACAGGCGATTTAGACGGAGTTTTTGCTATTTGGACTATGGAAGATACTAAGCCGCTTGTCCTGTCCCAGCAAGGGTGACACAGGGGGGAGCCGCCGCATGAAAGCTTCACAATTTAAACCCAGCTCTGAGGATATCGCGTTAGCTAAGGCGGCTCTAAGAGGGATCAGTCCTCAGGAAGGGGGATCGGCGGAAACCGGACCGTATGACGTGGAACAAGTGTTTGCGCATCTCGGTCTTCCCAAAGGCGTCGTTCAACTCTTGGTTACAATGCTTCGAGCAACCGCTGAAGGTCATGCGTTGACTCTTATTGCTGGTCAAAAAGAGATGACCACTCAGGAGGCTGCCGAGTTTCTAAGTGTGTCTAGGCCCTTTCTGATCAGGCTGCTTAAGAGTGGCGCATTACCGTATCGTCTAGTGGGCAAGCATCGGCTTATCAGATTGGAAGACCTGATCGACTATCAGGTGCGATGCTCAGTCCGTCAGGAAGGCGCCATGCAGGACCTAGTCGAACTGTCGGAAGATCTGAAGCTCTACTAGATAGGCATGTAGGTGGCAGCCACAAAATTGACCGTCGCGTATGTACCTTGAGTTGCACATTTTCAGCGTTCTAGGGAAATTACTGATCATGCGCTCAGGTTATCCTGCAAACATGCCGGTATGGGTATTGGTATAAACAATAGGTGACTCGATGAGATACCGAAAGGCACTACAAACACTCGGCACAAAAACACCCGAAGAGCTAATGGCTATGTTTGATCGGGTCACATGGACTTTAGGGATAACTTCTCTCTCTTCGGTTCCACAGGAACCCGTGGATACCGAGGCGGCGATAGTTTTCGGTACTTACCTTATCGGCCTATGCGATCTGCGCTTAGGGCGTTTTCTTGCGGTGCTCCTCAATTGGTTGGCTAAGCGACACCATTTGCTTAATCCATCTAAGCTTCTAAAAATGGCGAGGGCTTTCGAGGCCGAAATGGGCGAGCAAGCCGTGCTGCGATTATCGATGCATGTCCTGAGAGCGGCTGATCCAAGGCGATTCCAGCATTTTAATCCGAGACCCCTGACAGCCCCGTTTTACGCGGAGCCTAGGTTAGCTGCGCTTGTGGACCAGAAACTTGAGCAGGAGGGCTATTTTCTTGGCCTGTCCGCTTCTGAAGGTTTTCGTATACCAAAGTTGGCGTTCCCGCTTAGAGACAGCGACCTGCTTACGGAGGAGAACTTGCTCAGGCGCAATGAGCAGCTTCGCCAACGCATTCTATACGGAACGACTTGGTGAACTGGCGCAGTTCTTCTGCTGCGCGACTCTCCAAATATGACTGCCAATGAACTAGCCGATACCCTGATGCTGAGCTACGAGCCAGCTAATCGTTTAGTGACGGAGATTAACTGATACCGCGACCTGGGTTTTGCGATCCCAATATCTGAGTACTTTGCAGGCTGTCTTTGAAAGTTCACCAACCTAAAGCGCTCCCTGGACCTTTAGGCTGCGCAGCCGCGTATTGATCAGCTCGCTGATCCGTAGCGGTATCTTAGCCTCGGAGTGCGTTGCACAGACCTCTTTGGCGAGGTGATCCTTAGCGGCGATGACTTTTTCGCTGATGCTAGCCAGTCGACGCTGAAAGGTGGCAGGTCGGATCTCAAGGCTCTCCTCGAGCTGCTTGACCTGATTTGCGCCGATCTTTGAGAACTCGTTGCGGTCGCCGATCTTGAACGCAAAAGTCGGCTTGAGTTTGGGATAAATTGCAGTCGACACGAGATCGTAGAAGGGCGCTAGCTCGTTCTGCCCCTCGCGCAAAAGAAACGAGATGTTCTTGGAGTGGCTATCGTTGTTACCGATGATAAGGTTAAATGCGATCCAATCGAGAAAGGCTTGCACGCTGCTGATAATGCCGTCAGGACGTACGCTGTCCCTGATCAGCTGGTAGTTCTGCCTGAGAGAAGGACCACCCTTGTCTTCGTACTTCGACGCGCTCGTGATCCCTTGCGCCTGACAGAAGTCCTGTTGATGAATCCGATGGACGCCGCTGTCGTCAACGTAGCGATCATAGCGCTCGACAACGAACAGAGTGTGGGGACCGTCCACGAGCGAGCACTTCGGAACGGAAAGACCTACAGCTCGTGCGAGCTCCATGCAATAATATTCGTTGTATACGGACTCCTTGACGCCGGAGCGCTGGATAGGCGCCTTGACAATGTGTGTCGTCGGCGCGCCCCGCGTAGGTAGCAGGAAAGTGGTTCCGTCATAGATCACCGGGAACTTATCCTGAGCACCCGCAAGCGACAAATATCCGGGATCCATCTCCGCGATGACGTCAGCGACAGGTTGGCGATCACTAATCGCGGCGTAGACGCGCTCCATGTCAACCGGGACCGCTTTCGTCGGACCAACACCAGGTACAAAGGCCGATTGGTCGGTGACGATGATCGCCCCAGCGCAGTCGCGACCGTACTGCTCGAGAAAGTCGAAGTCGCTGGAAATTCCGCGCGTGCTCTGCAGATGCTCCCGGACTTCGCCTTCGGGAAGCAAGTTCTCAAAAAATGAGCGCGTGATGCGATTCCCGAAAACTTTTTGGGTCATGGGCATCGCAAGGCTTAGCGCAAAGCGATTGTCACTCGCGAGCCACGAGTCTGCGTACTCGAAAGAGTAGACGAGCTCGTCGTCCTCTTTCATGCGCCCGACAAGCTGACTTTCGTAAAAGACGTTGAGGTATCTCAAGGTTCACCTTGGAGCACAACTTTGAGTCCGAGATATTTCGCCATCTTGACGAGAGTTGAAAGCTTGACGTCGGTGTTGCCAAGCTCGATCCTGCTGATTCGATTGTGAGAAAGCTGGCAATAGTCCGCCAGAGTCTTTTGCGTTACGCCGATCGCTAGCCTACGCTCTCGCAGCGCGGGCCCTAGATCTGCCGTCTTGCCTATGATTACATGCATTAACGCCCTCAATTCTCTCTATAGAGAGAATATAGTCGCCTTCATGTCATTTATCAAGGGTATTCTCTCTGGAGAGTGAATAACGCTATCGGTGATCGCTTTTGTCATCAGATTCTCTCTACAGGGAGAATCCATCGGACCAAATCCTTGGGTTTTGAAGACGCTGTAGGGAATATCGTAGCCATGAGTATCCAGCCCTCTACCATGAGCGCGGATCTTTTTGGGTTAGACCTTAATCAGCTAGCAAGTTTAGCTGATCACCAGCATCCAGATGAGTTGGTTGTATTGTCGCAACGATTTGAGCCAGATCCTGAGCTTTTACGAAGCATTGTCAGATGAATTGACATACAAATGTTGCTAAGAGAGTTACAGCGGCGGTACGCCTATGAAGTACTTCACCAGTGATACCCACTTTGGGCACTACAGGTGAGCTGGAGGCTTATATTCACTCGTGAAATCTGTATTCAGGCTTAGTGTGGTAAGTCTGAATATGGGTTCCCATATTCAGACTAAACTAGACCTTTCAGCAGGTTCCTCTTGGCTTTTTCCTGCCAGCTCTGAGCCCTTAACTCGGATCATGACAAAGAACTATGTTGGCGATTGCTATTGGCGTAACGAAAAACATGATGAACGATCGACTTCGGGAAGGCTTTCCAGCAATTCATCGGTGAGAACTCCGCGGTTATGCTTTGTGACAAAGAGCAGATTGGTGAGGCATATCGTCTGGATTTATGCATCATAAAATGTGATAATATGAGTCATATCCCTGTGAGGTATGCCTCGTGAATGACTCTAAGTGCTGGAACTGGCAGGAAAAAGATTGGCCACGGTTCAAATTCAATAAAAACGTCTCAGTAGACTTAGAGCCGATGCTTCAAAAAAATGCTGGGCTACTCCTAGGTGTTTGGCGGCATCTGGATGACGCTGACAGAGGTCAACTCACCATAGAGGTACTTACCAGTGAGGCGATCACAACCAGCGCCATTGAAGGAGAGCAACTAGACCGTGCCAGCGTGCAATCCTCACTGCAGCGACGCCTCGGACTTGTCGCGAGTCGCACCAGTCGCAAACGGACCGAAGAAGGTGTGGCGGAGCTGATGGTTTCGGTATATCGCGATTTCAAAGCAGATTTATCAAAAGACACTCTGTGCAGTTGGCATGTCATGCTGTGTGGAGAGCGTCGTGATCTTGACATCGTCGGAGATTACCGTCGCCATAAGGAACCCATGGTCATAGTTTCCGGACCCGCACACGAGCCTCAAGTCCATTTTGAGGCTCCTCCTTCGGAGCGGGTACCAGCAGAAATGGAGGCTTTTATCGACTGGTTTAACGCGAGTGCACCATCGCGCGAGAATACTCTGCCACCACTCGTGCGAGCCTCAATTGCACATCTATATTTCGAGACTGTCCATCCATTCGAGGATGGCAACGGTCGTATCGGTCGCGCTCTTGTGGCCAAGTCTCTCGCCCAATCTTTGCAACAGCCGATTTTGTTAGCACTCTCGGAAGTATTACTGGAGCAGCGTCGCCGCTACTACGATATGTTACAAAAGGCTAGTAAGTCGCTGCAAATCGATGAATGGATCCAATACTTCGGACGGATGGTTTTAAACGCCCAGGAGTCAGCCATTGCGGCAACTGAGTTCGTAATCGCAAAAAATAAATTTTTGACTCAGCACTCCAATGATCTCAATGAGCGCCAATTCAAGGCGCTCACGAGAATGTTTAATGCTGGATCCAGCGGATTTGAGGGAGGTCTTAGTGCTGAGAAATATATCAGTATTACTCGAACCTCTCGTGCGACCGCAACTCGTGACTTAGGCGCTCTAGTGGCTATAGGAGCGTTGACCAAGACTGGTAGCGGCAAAGGCACGCGTTATCATTTAAAAATGACTTGAGATGCTAACTTGTTGGGAAATTTCGCGCTATCCGGCTACCTTGAATCCAGAACGCGAACCTTGCATCGATCACTAGTGCCAAATTAGATTGATGTAGATGAGGCCTTACAATTTAACATTATTATATTATTTCTTGAGAATCGCGATTATTAACTGAATTCGTCCACCAGCTTGCGAATTTTCACTTTATCTCCTAGGTATGGAAAATGACCCTCATATCCAATGACGCGCTCCGTGACGGCAAGGGTTGTCGCGAGCTGATCAATTGCCGAGCGAGGAATATAGGGATCATTCACACCCTCGATGATTAGGGTTTTGATCGGCCAATGTAAAGTTTTTACAGGCTTGGCGATTATGATGCTGGAAACTTTGTCTAGCAAGCTTACAGCAATGATTTGGCGGTACATTGACCTGATTTTCGACGAATGCTGCTTAAGCCGGTCGTCCATCACCACGCCCTTGGACGCCAACTCTTGAGCAATCTTATTCGTGCTTTTAAGTTGAATCCAAATTGGGTGCCTTGCAACGAGGACGTCAAATCCTGAAAATGCGCCATTGAAAAGGATGACTGACCGTGGCAGCTGGAATCCGCGTTTAATTCTGAAAAGTAGTGCCAAAATCGTCACAGTTAGGCCGATATCATGGGCTACTACTTGCTCCGGGGCTTCATGCTCGATCAAAGGTCCAAGCGCTTTGGCAAGTTGACGTATATCGGCGCTACCGGCAGAGTCGATTAAATCGGCCAGAGTGACGATTACCGTGTCATTGTGTATTCCGACGAAGTCGACATCCGATTCTGGCGCAAGCCGGCAGTGCATTCTGATCATTTCGGCGAAGCCGCTGTCACACTCCCTTTACAAGCCGCAGTAGTACTAGAGCAACGCCTGGGAGTC
Coding sequences within it:
- a CDS encoding dihydroorotase produces the protein MNGSCPIAFDLIVQDGTVVLPWLAAKMDIGIHNGKIMEIGDLSDVPAKERYNAEHLHVLPGVIDSQVHFREPGMEYKEDLESGTAAACLGGVTSVLEMPNTNPPTTTIEQLAYKIKRSQGRVWTDIAFFAGGCADNISNVSSLEEVTGSAGIKIFMGSSTGSLLAASDDILHEILAHSRRRVAIHAEDELRLVQRKESLSLSDGGVAMHPIWRDPESALIATQRILRIASRTRKRIHVLHVSTAAEMAVLAQHRATATVEVTPQHLTLSAPGCYELLGARAQMNPPIRELQHQEALWKAIDMGLVDTIGSDHAPHSLLEKALPYPKSPSGLPGVQTMLPIMLTHVNNGRLSLLRMVDLLSSGPARVYSIAKKGRITIGMDADLTIVDLKRKVILRDEMMATKVKWTPFAGMEVRGWPVATILRGNIAMREGELRGNPRGNILDFDGWTKAIHGKT
- a CDS encoding zinc ribbon domain-containing protein; this translates as MPLYEYCCETCGLNFEVLQKISDPILERREACEGRPCKLRKKLSPFAGHIVGQVPPPSTTSEIPQETVFSPAPPENDPVHICSKYCSHHTRNGD
- a CDS encoding transcriptional repressor, producing the protein MERRTRQRDAIFAVLKDEDRPMSPNEILAKAQDFVPGLGIATVYRALKGMLEEKAIVTVDLPGMVQRYELNGKHHHHHFLCRLCDRLFEVMGCPGKLNLKLPRGFTTESHEVILKGICDQCTA
- a CDS encoding ABC transporter ATP-binding protein, which produces MSLDLRGCRPMHLDPIHALYRGRGRLRISLPSRIFILLFGLCFILITKRWTDALAVALGATILNIVERTGLIRSLLPWLLTANFALMYGVLAWFGVSSGALWLPFLKSVGATAILSWFGGTVSWAYLKRRYLDSSSLRWVAAWIDEGLLHGQLLLKDIEQRFEVAFVRVGQAFIRPENVALAVAGGVVNAFQKSIRLDDARLLRQSYRPSNEVDPPDSECCATDGELNDFSSSWSQKMLSVEHLYVNSPSGEPLLHDIHFSLNKGECLYLGGASGSGKTTLLRTICGLCPIHRGSITIGKKHRVRYRRALGAVGFVPQNPDDSFFGSTPREDIIWGLRHKGLGHLEACHKAGEILADFGISYLIDRPLSRLSFGEKKRVSLAAALVAPCQLLLLDEPTSGLDPVAAKILIDLVMTQVHARGTAVVWVSHDVQMLPKEIKSVLLLRDGYQIIADHPDQALIAGNLRKAGLLV
- a CDS encoding GTP-binding protein, which gives rise to MTEAPLGKIPVTVLTGFLGAGKTTLLNRIMTEHHGKRIAVIQNEFGEIGIDGALVINADEEIFEMNNGCICCTVRGDLIRILGNLQKRRHKFDYVLIETDGLADPAPVAQTFFVDPDMQESWQLDGIVTVVDAKHLDLHWDSNDEVKEQIAFADRILLNKVDLVESADVDRIERKIRAINAFCDISRTVKSEVSVEKVLDIGAFDLRRILELKPQFLEPEVPFEWSGIFDLADGCYDLHLDPGPDPTMDMVLLPISDLSAENLFRAREKAVVTFSAQEYLAVADQSSVTPGEHLFEVKTSKSLRLYLQVSSPGRYILFTQHRPEEFNLRLEKNGLALTAVFEQSYNLEHEHDSEISSVSLEFEGDLDQQKTSQWVSRLLQEKGADIFRMKGIVAFKGQERRFVFHGVHMLFDGIPEQLWGEKRRINQMVFVGKNLDGVALDRDFRSCLA
- a CDS encoding helix-turn-helix domain-containing protein translates to MKASQFKPSSEDIALAKAALRGISPQEGGSAETGPYDVEQVFAHLGLPKGVVQLLVTMLRATAEGHALTLIAGQKEMTTQEAAEFLSVSRPFLIRLLKSGALPYRLVGKHRLIRLEDLIDYQVRCSVRQEGAMQDLVELSEDLKLY